In a single window of the Elaeis guineensis isolate ETL-2024a chromosome 6, EG11, whole genome shotgun sequence genome:
- the LOC105047309 gene encoding probable serine acetyltransferase 1, with the protein MPAGQQQNHPQVPTYPPPESEDEESWVWSQIKAEARRDAESEPALASYLYATILSHPSLARSLSFHLANKLCSSTLLSTLLYDLFLGSLSAQPPVRAAAVADLLAVRHRDPACSSFSHCLLNYKGFLAVQAHRVAHLLWLQQRRPLALALQSRVADVFAVDIHPAARLGRGLLLDHATGVVIGETAVVGNNVSILHHVTLGGTGKAVGDRHPKIGDGVLIGAGATILGNVRIGEGAKIGAGSVVLIDVPPRTTAVGNPARLVGGKEKPARHEDVPGESMDHTSFISEWSDYTI; encoded by the coding sequence ATGCCGGCGGGGCAGCAGCAGAACCACCCCCAGGTGCCGACGTACCCTCCGCCCGAATCGGAGGACGAGGAGTCGTGGGTCTGGTCGCAGATCAAGGCGGAGGCCCGGCGCGATGCGGAGTCGGAGCCCGCCCTCGCAAGCTACCTCTACGCCACCATCCTCTCCCACCCCTCTCTCGCCCGCTCCCTCTCCTTCCACCTCGCCAACAAGCTCTGCTCTTCCACTCTCCTCTCCACCCTCCTCTACGACCTCTTCCTCGGCTCCCTCTCCGCCCAACCCCCCGTACGCGCCGCCGCCGTCGCCGACCTCCTCGCCGTCCGCCACCGCGACCCCGCCTGCTCCTccttctcccactgcctccttaaCTATAAGGGCTTCCTCGCGGTCCAGGCCCACCGCGTCGCCCACCTCCTCTGGCTCCAGCAACGCCGGCCCCTCGCCCTCGCCCTCCAGTCCCGCGTCGCGGACGTCTTCGCCGTCGACATCCACCCCGCCGCCCGCCTCGGCCGCGGCCTCCTCCTCGACCACGCCACCGGCGTCGTCATCGGCGAGACCGCCGTCGTCGGCAACAACGTCTCCATCCTCCACCACGTCACCCTCGGCGGAACCGGCAAGGCCGTCGGCGACCGTCACCCCAAGATCGGCGACGGCGTGCTCATCGGCGCTGGCGCCACCATCCTCGGCAACGTCCGCATCGGCGAGGGCGCCAAGATTGGCGCCGGGTCTGTCGTCCTCATAGACGTCCCGCCCAGAACCACCGCCGTCGGCAACCCGGCCAGGCTCGTCGGCGGCAAAGAGAAGCCCGCCAGGCACGAGGACGTCCCAGGGGAGTCCATGGATCACACCTCCTTCATCTCCGAGTGGTCCGACTACACCATCTAA